Proteins from one Bombyx mori chromosome 1, ASM3026992v2 genomic window:
- the LOC101746314 gene encoding CUB and sushi domain-containing protein 3 isoform X2: MDVLYLIVILLQGYVSAACNFPGAPAHCHVTFSNDSLTEGTSAWYECDRGFELLGPSRRVCTRDGTWIPEGIPFCVLNVAAGKAPMQISTEDSGVPQRALDGSTSATFSAETCSLTKQERVPWWYVNLLEPYMVQLVRLDFGKPCCGTNKPAVIVVRVGNNRPDLGTNPVCNRFTGFIEEGQPLFLPCNPPMPGAFVSVHLEGSSPSQLSICEAFVYTDQALPIERCPQFRDQPPGSTATYNGKCYIFYDRQPATFRDALGFCRSRGGTLVDESNPALQGFISWELWRRHRSDSSSQYWMGAVRDPQDPNNWKWVNGNDVTVSFWNAPGGGEGCARFDGSKGWLWADSDCQARLNYICQHQPKTCGRPEQPPNSTMTADSYEVGSSVEYSCDEGHLLVGATVRTCLDTGFYDEFPPVCKRIECGYPAEIHHGSYALMNGSVSYLSHVQYSCEAGYEMAGRSRLVCDIDERWNGPPPRCDVVQCEDPPQISNGQVSMSHNASVFGSVAEYECSEGFVLQGPRRIACLASGLWDKSPPLCQPEERPTTTTTTTTAPPPPPPSTIFTPPRLPPTTPRLVLPSRRTTIRPLSSPTPFITQEPRRPKPKSTTERPTTKGYERFPEKKVTVPDSQDSATSHVPHIIVASHPRENQIIGSGNNIRAEQSPGVNVPQPVDGERRESTGPRLNIGAVVALGAFGGLVFLIAIITTIVILVRRKHNKGKRYRHHVSPDCNTVASLDSSSSESRSGLNRYYRQAWEELHEATGAKHGHRRHEREAPKDGSELVVSDVHPAPHARDKRRHHHHHHHRDARHPDWQPPHRPHHNHKPRY; encoded by the exons ttctAAACGTGGCAGCCGGGAAGGCACCAATGCAAATTTCAACGGAAGACAGTGGAGTACCACAGCGTGCGTTGGACGGCAGCACATCGGCTACCTTCAGCGCTGAGACTTGCTCGCTGACTAAACAAGAGCGTGTGCCCTGGTGGTACGTTAACCTCCTCGAGCCGTATATGGTGCAACTCGTTCGTTTGGACTTCGGGAAGCCTTGTTGTG gaACGAACAAACCCGCTGTCATTGTCGTGCGCGTCGGTAATAACAGACCCGATTTAGGAACGAATCCGGTCTGCAACCGTTTCACTGGTTTTATCGAAGAGGGGCAGCCACTCTTTCTGCCTTGCAACCCCCCGATGCCCGGCGCATTCGTCAGCGTTCACTTAGAGGGGTCGTCTCCCAGCCAACTGTCGATCTGCGAGGCTTTCGTTTATACCGACCAAGCTTTGCCAATTGAGAGATGCCCTCAGTTCAGAGATCAGCCCCCAGGGAGCACGGCGACTTATAACGGAAAATGCTATATTTTCTACGATCGGCAGCCGGCTACCTTCAGGGACGCGCTGGGCTTCTGCCGCTCACGAGGAGGAACCCTAGTGGACGAGAGCAACCCCGCTCTGCAAGGGTTCATCAGCTGGGAGCTATGGAGACGCCATCG AAGCGACAGCAGCAGTCAGTACTGGATGGGTGCCGTCCGCGACCCCCAAGACCCCAACAACTGGAAGTGGGTGAACGGGAATGACGTCACGGTATCGTTCTGGAATGCTCCGGGGGGCGGAGAGGGTTGTGCCAGATTCGACGGAAGCAAGGGCTGGTTGTGGGCCGACTCTGACTGTCAAGCGAGATTGAACTACATTTGTCAGCACC AGCCTAAAACGTGCGGTAGACCGGAGCAGCCTCCGAACTCGACAATGACAGCTGACAGTTACGAAGTCGGATCTTCCGTGGAGTACTCCTGCGATGAAGGTCATCTACTAGTTGGTGCCACGGTCAGGACATGTCTGGACACAGGGTTCTATGATGAATTCCCACCAGTGTGTAAGA GAATCGAGTGCGGTTACCCGGCGGAGATCCACCACGGCTCCTACGCGCTGATGAACGGATCCGTTTCGTATTTATCACACGTCCAGTACTCCTGTGAAGCTGGGTACGAGATGGCCGGACGCTCGCGTCTGGTCTGTGACATCGACGAGAGATGGAACGGACCTCCGCCTCGATGCGACG TGGTGCAGTGCGAAGATCCTCCACAAATATCGAACGGTCAAGTGTCGATGTCGCACAACGCGTCTGTATTCGGGTCGGTGGCTGAATACGAATGCTCTGAAGGCTTCGTTCTGCAAGGGCCAAGGAGGATCGCCTGTCTAGCTTCCGGACTGTGGGACAAATCTCCTCCTCTATGTCAGC CGGAAGAACGCCCGACGACGACCACGACAACGACCACGGCTCCTCCACCTCCACCTCCCAGTACGATCTTTACCCCTCCCCGCCTGCCCCCTACAACACCTCGCCTAGTCCTCCCCTCACGTCGCACCACGATCCGTCCTCTATCTTCTCCCACGCCGTTCATCACTCAAGAACCACGTCGCCCTAAGCCCAAGAGTACTACAGAGCGACCCACGACTAAGGGATACGAACGATTTCCTGAGAAGAAAGTCACAGTCCCAGACAGTCAGGACTCCGCAACGAGTCACGTCCCTCACATCATTGTGGCGAGTCACCCTAGAGAAAATCAg ATCATAGGTAGCGGTAACAATATCCGCGCCGAACAGAGTCCTGGGGTCAATGTCCCACAGCCGGTAGATGGTGAGCGCCGCGAATCCACCGGTCCTCGGCTGAACATCGGGGCTGTGGTCGCTCTGGGCGCCTTCGGTGGGCTCGTCTTCTTGATCGCCATCATCACGACCATCGTCATCCTCGTTAGAAG GAAGCACAACAAAGGCAAGAGGTACAGGCACCACGTATCCCCGGACTGCAACACCGTCGCTTCCCTGGACTCCTCATCGTCGGAGTCCAGGAGTGGCCTCAACAGGTACTACCGCCAGGCTTGGGAGGAGCTGCACGAGGCCACCGGGGCTAAGCACGGTCACAGGAGACATGAAAGGGAAGCACCGAAGGATGGGTCTGAGTTGGTTGTGTCCGACGTGCACCCTGCACCTCATGCGAGGGACAAGAGGCGCCACcatcaccaccaccaccaccgcgACGCTAGACACCCAGATTGGCAGCCACCGCACCGTCCGCATCATAACCATAAACCTAGATATTAA
- the LOC101746314 gene encoding CUB and sushi domain-containing protein 3 isoform X1, whose amino-acid sequence MDVLYLIVILLQGYVSAACNFPGAPAHCHVTFSNDSLTEGTSAWYECDRGFELLGPSRRVCTRDGTWIPEGIPFCVLNVAAGKAPMQISTEDSGVPQRALDGSTSATFSAETCSLTKQERVPWWYVNLLEPYMVQLVRLDFGKPCCGTNKPAVIVVRVGNNRPDLGTNPVCNRFTGFIEEGQPLFLPCNPPMPGAFVSVHLEGSSPSQLSICEAFVYTDQALPIERCPQFRDQPPGSTATYNGKCYIFYDRQPATFRDALGFCRSRGGTLVDESNPALQGFISWELWRRHRSDSSSQYWMGAVRDPQDPNNWKWVNGNDVTVSFWNAPGGGEGCARFDGSKGWLWADSDCQARLNYICQHQPKTCGRPEQPPNSTMTADSYEVGSSVEYSCDEGHLLVGATVRTCLDTGFYDEFPPVCKRIECGYPAEIHHGSYALMNGSVSYLSHVQYSCEAGYEMAGRSRLVCDIDERWNGPPPRCDVVQCEDPPQISNGQVSMSHNASVFGSVAEYECSEGFVLQGPRRIACLASGLWDKSPPLCQPEERPTTTTTTTTAPPPPPPSTIFTPPRLPPTTPRLVLPSRRTTIRPLSSPTPFITQEPRRPKPKSTTERPTTKGYERFPEKKVTVPDSQDSATSHVPHIIVASHPRENQIIGSGNNIRAEQSPGVNVPQPVDGERRESTGPRLNIGAVVALGAFGGLVFLIAIITTIVILVRSRKHNKGKRYRHHVSPDCNTVASLDSSSSESRSGLNRYYRQAWEELHEATGAKHGHRRHEREAPKDGSELVVSDVHPAPHARDKRRHHHHHHHRDARHPDWQPPHRPHHNHKPRY is encoded by the exons ttctAAACGTGGCAGCCGGGAAGGCACCAATGCAAATTTCAACGGAAGACAGTGGAGTACCACAGCGTGCGTTGGACGGCAGCACATCGGCTACCTTCAGCGCTGAGACTTGCTCGCTGACTAAACAAGAGCGTGTGCCCTGGTGGTACGTTAACCTCCTCGAGCCGTATATGGTGCAACTCGTTCGTTTGGACTTCGGGAAGCCTTGTTGTG gaACGAACAAACCCGCTGTCATTGTCGTGCGCGTCGGTAATAACAGACCCGATTTAGGAACGAATCCGGTCTGCAACCGTTTCACTGGTTTTATCGAAGAGGGGCAGCCACTCTTTCTGCCTTGCAACCCCCCGATGCCCGGCGCATTCGTCAGCGTTCACTTAGAGGGGTCGTCTCCCAGCCAACTGTCGATCTGCGAGGCTTTCGTTTATACCGACCAAGCTTTGCCAATTGAGAGATGCCCTCAGTTCAGAGATCAGCCCCCAGGGAGCACGGCGACTTATAACGGAAAATGCTATATTTTCTACGATCGGCAGCCGGCTACCTTCAGGGACGCGCTGGGCTTCTGCCGCTCACGAGGAGGAACCCTAGTGGACGAGAGCAACCCCGCTCTGCAAGGGTTCATCAGCTGGGAGCTATGGAGACGCCATCG AAGCGACAGCAGCAGTCAGTACTGGATGGGTGCCGTCCGCGACCCCCAAGACCCCAACAACTGGAAGTGGGTGAACGGGAATGACGTCACGGTATCGTTCTGGAATGCTCCGGGGGGCGGAGAGGGTTGTGCCAGATTCGACGGAAGCAAGGGCTGGTTGTGGGCCGACTCTGACTGTCAAGCGAGATTGAACTACATTTGTCAGCACC AGCCTAAAACGTGCGGTAGACCGGAGCAGCCTCCGAACTCGACAATGACAGCTGACAGTTACGAAGTCGGATCTTCCGTGGAGTACTCCTGCGATGAAGGTCATCTACTAGTTGGTGCCACGGTCAGGACATGTCTGGACACAGGGTTCTATGATGAATTCCCACCAGTGTGTAAGA GAATCGAGTGCGGTTACCCGGCGGAGATCCACCACGGCTCCTACGCGCTGATGAACGGATCCGTTTCGTATTTATCACACGTCCAGTACTCCTGTGAAGCTGGGTACGAGATGGCCGGACGCTCGCGTCTGGTCTGTGACATCGACGAGAGATGGAACGGACCTCCGCCTCGATGCGACG TGGTGCAGTGCGAAGATCCTCCACAAATATCGAACGGTCAAGTGTCGATGTCGCACAACGCGTCTGTATTCGGGTCGGTGGCTGAATACGAATGCTCTGAAGGCTTCGTTCTGCAAGGGCCAAGGAGGATCGCCTGTCTAGCTTCCGGACTGTGGGACAAATCTCCTCCTCTATGTCAGC CGGAAGAACGCCCGACGACGACCACGACAACGACCACGGCTCCTCCACCTCCACCTCCCAGTACGATCTTTACCCCTCCCCGCCTGCCCCCTACAACACCTCGCCTAGTCCTCCCCTCACGTCGCACCACGATCCGTCCTCTATCTTCTCCCACGCCGTTCATCACTCAAGAACCACGTCGCCCTAAGCCCAAGAGTACTACAGAGCGACCCACGACTAAGGGATACGAACGATTTCCTGAGAAGAAAGTCACAGTCCCAGACAGTCAGGACTCCGCAACGAGTCACGTCCCTCACATCATTGTGGCGAGTCACCCTAGAGAAAATCAg ATCATAGGTAGCGGTAACAATATCCGCGCCGAACAGAGTCCTGGGGTCAATGTCCCACAGCCGGTAGATGGTGAGCGCCGCGAATCCACCGGTCCTCGGCTGAACATCGGGGCTGTGGTCGCTCTGGGCGCCTTCGGTGGGCTCGTCTTCTTGATCGCCATCATCACGACCATCGTCATCCTCGTTAGAAG TAGGAAGCACAACAAAGGCAAGAGGTACAGGCACCACGTATCCCCGGACTGCAACACCGTCGCTTCCCTGGACTCCTCATCGTCGGAGTCCAGGAGTGGCCTCAACAGGTACTACCGCCAGGCTTGGGAGGAGCTGCACGAGGCCACCGGGGCTAAGCACGGTCACAGGAGACATGAAAGGGAAGCACCGAAGGATGGGTCTGAGTTGGTTGTGTCCGACGTGCACCCTGCACCTCATGCGAGGGACAAGAGGCGCCACcatcaccaccaccaccaccgcgACGCTAGACACCCAGATTGGCAGCCACCGCACCGTCCGCATCATAACCATAAACCTAGATATTAA